The Acidobacteriota bacterium genome includes a window with the following:
- a CDS encoding alanine racemase, protein MSMKLTSLATPRVLVDRGRILSNIGRMQQAATARGLALRPHAKTHKIPQIAQLQVQRGAKGICCAKPGEAEVFAAAGVTDIRLAYPVHPVNAPRVVSLMSRTRVSIVVDDLDVARGWSEAMRAAGRELEVLVKVDVGFHRCGIDPGARGAADVVRAVADLPALRLLGLLSHAGQSYHARSDKELREIATRERDWLVRLASDAGLDAPEISVGATPTARFSLELDGLTELRPGNYVYFDRTQVGLGAARLEDCALTVLARVVSRPAPDRVILDCGSKTLTSDGARGFGAPQGFGAVFTDLESDVLDEGLLIERLSEEHATVKASRECRLRPGDLVRVLPNHACTVSNLVDDVQLVEGLEVLEALRVEA, encoded by the coding sequence GTGAGCATGAAATTGACCTCGCTGGCGACGCCCCGGGTCCTCGTTGATCGCGGGCGGATCCTCTCCAACATCGGGCGGATGCAGCAGGCTGCGACGGCCCGCGGTCTGGCCCTGCGGCCCCACGCCAAGACGCACAAGATTCCGCAGATCGCGCAGCTGCAGGTTCAGCGCGGCGCGAAGGGAATCTGCTGCGCGAAGCCGGGCGAAGCGGAGGTGTTCGCCGCGGCCGGCGTGACCGATATCCGGCTGGCGTATCCCGTCCACCCGGTCAACGCGCCTCGCGTCGTGTCGCTCATGTCGCGTACGCGCGTGTCGATTGTCGTCGACGATCTCGACGTGGCCCGCGGATGGTCGGAGGCGATGCGCGCCGCCGGACGGGAACTCGAGGTGCTCGTGAAGGTCGATGTCGGCTTCCACCGGTGCGGCATCGATCCGGGCGCGCGCGGGGCCGCGGACGTCGTGCGCGCTGTGGCTGATCTGCCGGCGCTGCGACTGCTCGGCCTGTTGAGTCACGCGGGGCAGTCGTATCACGCGCGATCGGACAAAGAACTCCGGGAGATCGCGACACGCGAGCGCGACTGGCTTGTGAGGCTTGCGAGCGACGCCGGGCTCGACGCGCCGGAGATCAGCGTGGGCGCGACACCAACAGCCCGATTCAGCCTGGAGCTCGACGGCCTCACGGAGCTGAGGCCCGGCAACTACGTGTATTTCGACCGCACGCAGGTGGGTCTCGGGGCCGCGCGGCTCGAGGACTGCGCCCTCACCGTCCTCGCCCGCGTCGTCAGCCGGCCGGCGCCCGACCGCGTGATCCTCGATTGCGGCAGCAAGACGCTGACCTCCGACGGAGCACGCGGCTTCGGCGCACCGCAGGGATTCGGCGCAGTCTTCACGGATCTGGAGTCGGACGTCCTGGACGAAGGTCTGCTCATCGAGCGCCTGTCTGAAGAGCACGCCACCGTGAAGGCCTCGCGCGAGTGCCGCCTGCGACCGGGAGATCTCGTGCGCGTGCTGCCCAACCACGCGTGCACGGTGTCGAACCTCGTGGACGACGTGCAGCTCGTGGAAGGACTCGAGGTGCTTGAGGCTCTGCGGGTCGAGGCGTGA
- a CDS encoding MerR family transcriptional regulator — protein MELKKSYSAREVAALTGLTARQLQWWDESHLVAPTVSPRRTEAGGYTERRYSPLDLIELMVLADLRRHGLTVGKIRLLLATLRDRFGVRLFETIGDGGKLTLLTDGRDVYGRTSHGEVFNLLKAPDQPLLVVGTERKLRELTARARKKKREKISR, from the coding sequence ATGGAACTGAAAAAGAGCTACAGCGCGCGGGAAGTGGCCGCACTGACCGGGCTGACCGCCCGCCAGCTTCAATGGTGGGATGAGAGCCACCTCGTCGCGCCCACCGTGTCGCCGCGGCGCACGGAGGCCGGCGGCTACACGGAACGCCGGTATTCACCGCTCGATCTGATCGAGCTGATGGTGCTTGCCGACCTGCGGCGGCACGGGCTCACCGTCGGTAAGATCCGCCTGCTTCTGGCGACGCTGCGGGATCGCTTCGGCGTCCGGCTGTTTGAAACGATCGGTGACGGGGGCAAGTTGACGCTCCTCACCGACGGGCGCGACGTGTACGGGCGCACGTCGCACGGAGAGGTCTTCAATCTGCTGAAGGCGCCGGATCAGCCGCTGCTGGTCGTGGGAACCGAGCGGAAGCTCCGCGAGCTGACCGCGCGGGCGCGGAAGAAGAAGCGGGAGAAGATCAGCCGATAG
- a CDS encoding 4a-hydroxytetrahydrobiopterin dehydratase — protein MRKLTTDEAQARLGSLKNWTLEGDAIRKQYVFGSFREAVSFTVRLAFEAEEADHHPEIAISYKRVTLVYSTHAAGGLTERDFAGAAAADRISWV, from the coding sequence ATGAGGAAACTCACGACGGACGAGGCGCAGGCGCGGCTTGGGTCGCTCAAGAACTGGACCCTGGAGGGGGATGCCATCCGCAAGCAGTACGTCTTCGGATCGTTCCGGGAGGCCGTGTCGTTCACGGTCCGTCTTGCTTTCGAGGCCGAAGAGGCAGACCATCATCCCGAGATCGCCATCAGCTATAAGCGGGTGACGCTGGTCTATTCCACGCACGCCGCGGGCGGCCTCACCGAGAGGGACTTCGCAGGAGCCGCGGCTGCGGATCGCATTTCCTGGGTCTGA
- a CDS encoding BMC domain-containing protein has protein sequence MPDYGEALGLVETRGLVGMIEAADAMVKTANVTFVGWQKVDAGLVTAIVRGDVASVKAATDAGAAAARRVGELVGVHVIPRPADGLDKVFPIG, from the coding sequence ATGCCCGACTACGGTGAAGCGCTCGGCCTGGTGGAAACCCGCGGGCTGGTGGGAATGATCGAGGCGGCGGACGCGATGGTGAAGACGGCCAACGTGACGTTCGTGGGCTGGCAGAAGGTCGACGCTGGTCTCGTGACCGCCATCGTGCGGGGAGATGTCGCCTCGGTGAAGGCGGCGACCGACGCCGGGGCGGCCGCGGCGCGCCGCGTGGGCGAACTGGTCGGCGTGCACGTGATCCCGCGGCCCGCCGATGGCCTCGACAAGGTGTTCCCTATCGGCTGA
- a CDS encoding GNAT family N-acetyltransferase has translation MHVVSATGPILDHILDSSHALWGEGLSRKAYAQFNVSQLATRWGRSHLDRVALVEKGRVLSSAKRYTLELSIDGRAARALGIGAVFTPPDLRGHGFARQLLDRLIDDAARQGDDVALLFSEIGAAYYARAGFSVVPRDTLRLAVARKPGAPGVVMRTGETRDLPLMAAMDAELAARYRLHLRRSPEWIEYGVAKKRLFSGLGPAGARDTLFFVVEEGGRAVAYVIVVATSHGWTLEECGDRDPSGARAGALLQALIAREPAAAPPLMMGWLPEGWLPPQLTIVSRAAAEQVMMIRPLPAVGRIDPPLAPVDVHYWHGDAF, from the coding sequence ATGCACGTGGTTTCTGCCACCGGCCCGATCCTCGATCACATCCTCGACAGCTCGCACGCTCTCTGGGGCGAAGGCCTTTCGCGCAAGGCGTACGCGCAGTTCAACGTCTCGCAGCTGGCGACGCGCTGGGGGCGTTCGCACCTCGATCGCGTTGCGCTGGTGGAGAAGGGGCGCGTGCTCTCGAGCGCGAAGCGCTACACGCTGGAACTCTCGATCGATGGGCGGGCAGCAAGAGCGCTTGGCATCGGGGCGGTGTTCACGCCGCCCGATCTTCGCGGGCACGGCTTCGCGCGCCAGCTGCTCGATCGCCTGATTGATGACGCGGCGCGGCAGGGAGACGACGTCGCGCTGTTGTTCTCCGAAATTGGCGCGGCGTACTACGCGCGAGCCGGATTCTCCGTCGTGCCGCGCGACACCCTGAGGCTGGCTGTCGCTCGGAAGCCGGGCGCGCCGGGCGTGGTCATGCGGACCGGCGAGACGCGCGACCTGCCGCTAATGGCGGCGATGGATGCCGAGCTTGCCGCGCGGTACCGCCTGCACCTCCGCCGCTCGCCCGAGTGGATCGAGTACGGCGTGGCCAAGAAGCGCCTGTTTTCCGGGCTCGGCCCCGCGGGGGCGCGTGACACGCTCTTTTTCGTCGTCGAAGAAGGGGGGCGTGCGGTCGCGTACGTGATTGTCGTGGCCACGTCACACGGGTGGACGCTCGAGGAGTGCGGCGACCGCGACCCGTCAGGCGCGCGCGCGGGCGCGCTCTTGCAGGCGCTGATCGCGCGCGAACCGGCGGCCGCGCCGCCGCTGATGATGGGGTGGCTGCCCGAAGGATGGCTGCCGCCGCAGCTCACGATCGTGTCGCGCGCTGCGGCGGAGCAGGTGATGATGATCCGGCCGCTCCCGGCGGTGGGCCGCATCGACCCGCCGCTCGCGCCAGTAGACGTGCACTACTGGCACGGCGACGCGTTCTAA
- a CDS encoding collagen-like protein: MSAHGRAFAPPGGAHLAEDVMRSHRLRALLIVALVLPPVALASAEQKAQLVVTKAYADQAAATLMIEGYNFGDATPSVQLNGHVLQVLGFTNESIAAVLPSLPPGSYLLTVRGGRSTTEADKFVVTLGAVGPQGPQGEPGPVGPQGPQGEVGPAGPAGPAGPQGETGAQGPMGPIGPMGPAGPTGPAGPTGPQGPSGILSSAQVSWPGTQPSGSLDFISAPVDVSISGTTQRVYVNAQAVVNANSAATLNLQLCAKLKIGFFPQGTAIRLRNISVSANSPTAVGLSGIVSGLDPGGYWIGMCGTTPSPGSWNATGDSYTNVLVLQ, from the coding sequence ATGAGCGCGCACGGACGCGCATTTGCTCCACCTGGGGGTGCACATCTCGCGGAGGATGTTATGCGGAGCCACCGTCTTCGGGCGCTCTTGATCGTCGCGTTGGTCCTGCCGCCCGTGGCCCTTGCCAGCGCCGAGCAGAAGGCGCAGCTGGTCGTCACGAAAGCCTATGCGGACCAGGCAGCAGCGACCCTGATGATCGAGGGATACAACTTCGGGGACGCCACGCCGTCCGTGCAGTTGAACGGTCATGTGTTGCAGGTGCTTGGCTTCACGAATGAATCCATCGCCGCCGTCCTGCCCTCACTGCCTCCGGGCAGCTATCTCCTGACCGTCAGGGGCGGACGATCCACGACCGAAGCGGACAAGTTTGTCGTGACGCTCGGCGCCGTCGGCCCGCAGGGGCCGCAGGGAGAACCGGGTCCTGTCGGGCCACAAGGCCCGCAGGGGGAGGTCGGACCTGCCGGGCCTGCCGGGCCTGCCGGACCGCAGGGCGAAACCGGTGCGCAGGGACCCATGGGCCCAATCGGGCCGATGGGACCAGCCGGGCCGACGGGACCGGCGGGTCCCACGGGCCCTCAAGGGCCGTCGGGAATTCTCTCGAGCGCGCAGGTCTCCTGGCCCGGCACGCAACCATCGGGCTCACTGGATTTCATCAGCGCGCCCGTGGACGTGTCGATCTCGGGCACAACTCAGAGGGTCTACGTCAACGCCCAGGCCGTCGTGAACGCGAATAGCGCGGCAACCTTGAACCTGCAGTTGTGCGCGAAGCTCAAGATCGGGTTCTTCCCGCAGGGGACGGCTATCAGGCTGCGCAACATCTCCGTTTCTGCCAACTCGCCCACGGCTGTCGGCCTGTCCGGTATCGTCTCCGGGCTCGATCCGGGCGGGTACTGGATCGGAATGTGCGGTACGACGCCGTCGCCCGGCTCGTGGAACGCCACGGGCGACAGCTACACCAACGTGCTCGTCCTGCAATAA